In Mycolicibacterium gadium, the genomic window TGTTCAATTCGGTAGGCCGGCTCGGCCACGACCGCGACGGCAACGGGGGCATGGAGGGCCGGATCACGGTGCAGTACCACTTCACTCGTTTAGACGGTGTCACGCTGTTCGCTCGAACCATGACCATCGAGGCATACAAGCACGCCCCGCTGCCGGACGGCTTCTTCCGCACGGTCAACCCCGCGAACATCGACGCCTACCACGCCGCGGTCGCGCGGGAGCTAGGCGAGTAGGTCACCACAGCGCTTTACGTAGCGCAGCTCCCTGTAGCTCGAACAGGCGCTGGCTGGTCTCCCACTCCGGAAGCAGCGAGTCGAACCCGTGACAGGTGCCGGGAAAGACGTGCAGTTCGGTGGCGACGCCCGCCCACATGAGACGCTGCGCGTAGTCGAGCGCTTCGTCGCGCAACGGGTCCAGTTCCGAGCAGGTGATCAATGCGTCTGCGACACCTGATAACTCACGGATGCGCCCGGGAGCGGCGTCGACGGGGACCGC contains:
- a CDS encoding SRPBCC family protein, whose amino-acid sequence is MGIVTTSSETAFSQPPEAIYDFVTDPANWPKTYPGSAHIEGLPQTLPLKVGDTWAEAGPDGDRIFTWHLAIAMRPTLWMFNSVGRLGHDRDGNGGMEGRITVQYHFTRLDGVTLFARTMTIEAYKHAPLPDGFFRTVNPANIDAYHAAVARELGE